In one window of Phycisphaerae bacterium DNA:
- a CDS encoding class I SAM-dependent methyltransferase gives MDRDLARHFAQRAATYDLAPWVRDPRIMATTIDFIDPRPGQRIIDLGAGTGAVLEAILAACPRLGLCVAVDISPEMLARVRDSRIRACRSDVQQLPWADASFDVAVCRQTLHYVEDLHRCLAEIRRVLRPEGTLVIGQMTPFGDEDEIYWETIVRLRQPLRRHDLTAAELIGLVRSKGFQVIRTTQQRARESLNSWLARYEDTDRQLAELRRLHLDAPETYRRIHNFERRGDDILLDNCWTFLRATVQPGPAASATR, from the coding sequence GTGGATCGTGATCTGGCCCGACATTTCGCTCAGCGCGCCGCGACCTATGACCTGGCGCCGTGGGTTCGCGATCCGCGCATCATGGCCACGACGATCGATTTCATTGATCCCCGCCCCGGGCAGAGAATCATCGACCTTGGGGCGGGAACCGGAGCCGTACTGGAGGCGATACTGGCCGCGTGTCCGCGGCTCGGGTTATGTGTCGCCGTCGATATCTCGCCCGAAATGCTGGCTCGGGTCCGGGACTCCCGGATTCGAGCTTGCAGGAGCGACGTTCAACAACTGCCGTGGGCCGATGCTTCCTTCGACGTCGCGGTCTGCCGGCAGACACTCCATTACGTCGAAGATCTGCATCGTTGCTTGGCGGAGATCCGGCGAGTGCTGCGCCCTGAGGGTACGCTGGTCATCGGGCAGATGACGCCCTTTGGCGATGAGGACGAGATCTACTGGGAGACCATTGTCCGTCTTCGCCAACCGTTGCGCCGCCACGACCTCACCGCCGCCGAACTGATAGGACTTGTCCGGAGCAAAGGCTTCCAAGTAATCCGGACCACCCAGCAACGGGCCCGCGAGTCGCTCAACTCATGGTTGGCCCGCTACGAGGACACCGATCGTCAACTCGCCGAACTGCGCCGCCTGCATCTCGATGCACCCGAGACCTACCGCAGAATCCATAACTTCGAGCGACGCGGCGATGACATTCTGCTGGACAATTGTTGGACTTTTCTCCGGGCAACGGTGCAACCCGGACCTGCAGCCTCTGCTACCCGCTGA